The genomic stretch GCTGTAATACGAGCTGGAAAATAAACTCCAAATCCGAAAAGAGATGTTAATACCTTTGGTGCAGCTATTTTTTTAGACATTACTTTAATTATAATCCATTTTTATACTGAAAAGCTTTTCTCATTCTGTTGCAATCAATTTATATTATTTTTCCGCTATGCATTCACTGATAAACTTCTCTAAATACATATACTTCTTAAAATATCTTAGATCCAAATTCCCCACATCAATTTCAATATCAAACTCATTTTCTACTTCTAAAATAAATTCTAGAAACTGTAATGAATTCAATCCAATTTCATTAATCAAATCAACTTCATTAGTTAATTCATTTGGCTGTACATTTCTTGATAAAACTTCAGTCAATACTTTCGCTATTTTTTCTTTTAAAAGATTCTGATTATTATTCATTTTGCACTATATTTAAATTCTGAAGTCCTAAAATAGGGCATTTTAATATACTATTATCATTTTATATATAAATTATGAAATATTTTAAAGTTTTAATAATTATAAGTTTACTCATAATTATTTCTTTATTTCTTTTTACAAATCTAAAGACCGCTACTGATGAAAACACTGATCAAAATGAAATTGTAATAGCTGATCAAAATACGATTTTAACAGGTGCAGATCAAGTACATGAATACTTACCGTATCTAAAAGACAAAAGAGTTGGACTTTTAGTGAATACCTCTTCAATAATTGAGAATACTTCACTTGTAGATAGTCTTCTCTCTCACAAAGTCAAGATAAAATACATTTTTGGTCCCGAACATGGTTTTCGATCAAATGCGGGCAATGGAGTTTCAATAAAAGATGAAGTTGATCCTACCACAGGAATTCCTATCGTATCTTTATATGGAGGAACAAGAAAACCGACAAAAGACCAAATGGATGCATTGGATGTGATCGTATTTGATATACAAGATGTAGGATGTAGATTTTTCACTTATATAAACAAGCTTTATGATATTATGGAAGCTTGCGCAGAAAATAATAAAGAGTTGATCATCTTAGATCGTCCAAATCCGAATGGTTACGTAGACGGACCTGTTTTAGATATGAAACTTAAGTCAGGAATAGGAAAATTTCCAGTACCAATAACTCATGGAATGACAATGGCAGAATTTGCACAAATGATCAATGGAGAAGGTTGGTTACCAAATAAAGCTACATGTAAGCTACGCATAATAGCTCTTAAAAATTATACACATTCAACGTATTATGAATTACCGGTAAGTCCGTCACCCAATCTCAACACGCAAGCATCTATAATGCTCTACCCATCACTATGTTTATTTGAAGGAACAATAATTAGCCAAGGAAGAGGAACTTATATGCCATTTACGGTATTAGGGAATCCTAAATTAAAAGATCAATATCCATTCTCATTTACTCCAAAAAGCATATCTGGTATGAGTATGAGCCCTTTACATATGGATAAAACCTGCTACGGAATAGACTTAAGAAAGTATGATGTTGAACAGCTACTTAAAACAAAGAAAATCAACCTGAAATGGTTATTAGAGTTCTACCAGAACTATCCAGATAAAGAAAGGTTTTTTGATAAATCTCAGAGTTCACAAATTGGAGATTTCGATAAATTAGCTGGCACCGTTAATCTAAAAATGCAGATCATAGCTGGAATATCTGAGGAAGAAATAAGAGCAAGTTGGGAACCAAAGTTGTCGAAATACAAGAATATGAGAGAAAAATATGTAATTTATGAATAGGTTTCAATTTCATAATTAATAGATTAAAAAAACAAATGAAATGAAGAAAATCGCTTCTCTTTCTGCAATTGAATATGATTTAGGGAAAAGTCAACCCATTGATACATTAGATTTTTTAAAAAATGATCAGGATAAATTAAATATCTATAAAAAAGCGGGTTCAAATTACTTTGCAGCATCTGAAATATCAAATATTGACCTTTGCTTTAATGCAATCGAAAAAACGCTAAACGCCACTTCTGTCAAAAAAGATGCAATTGATGTAGTTTTATATGTTTCTGAAAATGCTACACGAGGTTACAGTATTAATATCATTGATGTAAATAAACTTCTGTTGAAAGCTGGTTTAAACAAAGCATTACCAATCGGCATTTCTCTTTCTGATTGTGCTAATATAATCACTGGCTTACAAGTAGGCGTAAGCATGATTGCCTCAGGAATGGCGAACAATGTCCTTTTAGTTTGTTCTGATATGATAACTGGAGAAGACGAAAAGCGAAAAGTGGAGCGCGATACATCAATTTTCAGCGATGGAGCAGTAAGTTGTATTCTAAGTAAGCCAGGGAATGGTGACTTTGATATTTGCAGTTTGATCAATGAAAATTTACCATCTTTATGGGCGATGAATTCAGAAGCTCACAAACATGAATATTCAATGGAAAAGTTTAAAACCATTCATCGTATCAGTCGGGCTATTCTTAAAGAGAATATGTTAACCACTGCAAATATCAAAAAAGTATTTACTAGTAATTATTCTCTACCTACTAATAAATTGTTTGTTAAAATGACTGGTTGT from Kordia antarctica encodes the following:
- a CDS encoding exo-beta-N-acetylmuramidase NamZ family protein, giving the protein MKYFKVLIIISLLIIISLFLFTNLKTATDENTDQNEIVIADQNTILTGADQVHEYLPYLKDKRVGLLVNTSSIIENTSLVDSLLSHKVKIKYIFGPEHGFRSNAGNGVSIKDEVDPTTGIPIVSLYGGTRKPTKDQMDALDVIVFDIQDVGCRFFTYINKLYDIMEACAENNKELIILDRPNPNGYVDGPVLDMKLKSGIGKFPVPITHGMTMAEFAQMINGEGWLPNKATCKLRIIALKNYTHSTYYELPVSPSPNLNTQASIMLYPSLCLFEGTIISQGRGTYMPFTVLGNPKLKDQYPFSFTPKSISGMSMSPLHMDKTCYGIDLRKYDVEQLLKTKKINLKWLLEFYQNYPDKERFFDKSQSSQIGDFDKLAGTVNLKMQIIAGISEEEIRASWEPKLSKYKNMREKYVIYE
- a CDS encoding acyl carrier protein, yielding MNNNQNLLKEKIAKVLTEVLSRNVQPNELTNEVDLINEIGLNSLQFLEFILEVENEFDIEIDVGNLDLRYFKKYMYLEKFISECIAEK